The following coding sequences are from one Epilithonimonas vandammei window:
- a CDS encoding metallophosphoesterase family protein codes for MTRILLLSDTHSYIDDRILDYANDADEVWHCGDFGSMTVIEELEKIKPIRGVYGNIDEAKIRTIFPEVLSFKCEDVEVLMIHIGGYPGKYSPLAKKEIAEKKPKLFISGHSHILKAMHDKKNNLLHLNPGACGKSGWHKVRTMMRFTIHKDEIKDLEIIELGAR; via the coding sequence ATGACACGTATTCTTCTTTTATCAGACACGCATTCTTACATCGATGACAGGATTCTCGATTATGCAAACGATGCCGATGAAGTTTGGCATTGTGGCGATTTCGGAAGTATGACTGTGATTGAGGAATTAGAAAAAATAAAACCAATCCGTGGTGTTTATGGCAATATAGATGAAGCCAAAATCAGAACCATTTTTCCGGAAGTTTTGAGTTTCAAATGCGAAGATGTAGAGGTTCTGATGATTCATATTGGTGGTTATCCGGGGAAATACTCACCGTTGGCAAAGAAAGAAATTGCTGAGAAAAAACCGAAATTATTCATTTCCGGACATTCTCATATTTTGAAAGCAATGCACGATAAAAAGAATAATCTTCTTCATCTTAATCCTGGCGCATGTGGAAAATCCGGTTGGCACAAAGTGAGAACAATGATGCGTTTCACGATTCATAAAGACGAAATCAAGGATTTAGAAATCATAGAACTCGGAGCTCGGTAG
- a CDS encoding Smr/MutS family protein, producing MKVGDLVSVIDENFRGKVLKIIVNQVKIEDEHGFTYNFSKDKLTIIDADLYENSPIIRKNEIPKVVSKKHNKAPLKLDLHFDLLVKNPSDYDAFERLMIQREKLLETIDFCRKNHIKKLQIIHGIGDGVLQKMVYDVLEGLTNIEYDSDGFFYHQSGNVEVKFL from the coding sequence ATGAAAGTTGGAGATTTAGTTTCTGTTATTGATGAAAATTTTAGAGGTAAGGTTCTGAAAATTATTGTCAATCAAGTGAAAATTGAAGATGAACACGGTTTTACCTATAATTTTTCTAAGGATAAATTAACAATCATTGATGCCGATTTGTACGAAAATTCTCCAATTATCAGAAAAAATGAAATACCTAAAGTTGTTTCGAAAAAACATAACAAAGCACCTTTGAAACTCGATTTGCATTTTGATTTATTAGTCAAAAATCCATCAGATTATGATGCTTTTGAAAGATTGATGATTCAGAGAGAAAAATTGCTGGAAACCATTGATTTTTGCCGAAAAAATCACATCAAAAAATTGCAAATCATCCACGGAATCGGCGATGGTGTTTTGCAAAAAATGGTTTATGATGTTTTGGAAGGTCTTACAAATATCGAATACGACAGTGACGGATTTTTCTATCATCAATCCGGAAATGTGGAAGTCAAATTTTTATAA
- a CDS encoding YqgE/AlgH family protein: MNYSYKGKILISTPDISGDIFSRSVVLIIEHNENGAFGLILNKKNKNISSRLLNIFGFPVDLYEGGPVENDKVYFILKGQKITEEYSEINDEFYITDDIDSVVSSIIEGSTNIENIKVFSGYSGWSPLQLEGEIQRKMWTIVDVYNLDYTLPNDQNLWKNIMQNLGGEFLLWANAPEDVSLN, translated from the coding sequence ATGAATTACTCTTACAAAGGTAAAATTTTAATCTCAACGCCTGATATTTCCGGCGATATATTTTCGCGTTCTGTGGTGCTGATTATTGAGCATAATGAAAATGGTGCTTTTGGGCTGATTTTGAACAAAAAGAACAAAAATATTAGTTCCCGTCTGCTGAATATTTTCGGATTTCCAGTGGATTTGTATGAAGGCGGACCTGTGGAAAATGATAAGGTTTATTTTATCCTGAAAGGTCAAAAAATTACGGAGGAATATTCTGAAATCAATGATGAATTCTATATTACGGATGATATAGATTCCGTTGTTTCATCAATTATTGAAGGTTCTACTAACATCGAAAATATCAAGGTTTTTTCTGGATATTCGGGTTGGTCTCCATTGCAACTTGAGGGCGAAATCCAGCGTAAAATGTGGACAATAGTAGATGTTTACAACTTAGATTATACGCTTCCAAATGACCAGAATCTTTGGAAAAATATTATGCAAAATCTCGGCGGCGAGTTTCTTCTTTGGGCAAATGCACCGGAGGATGTGAGTTTGAATTAA
- the pdxH gene encoding pyridoxamine 5'-phosphate oxidase: MNNENLHDKRKVYEKSQLIETEILENPIEQFRNWFLEAEENPQVSEANAMAISTVEDDGCPRTRMVLLKSYNWEGFVFYTNYDSRKGKSLERTQKACLHFFWPSLERQIIIKADVERIAENLSDGYFHSRPKGSQLGAVVSPQSQEIPDRSFLENKLKDLETEFENKEIPRPENWGGYIAKPYEIEFWQGRPNRLHDRILYSLTEDFDWKISRLAP; encoded by the coding sequence ATGAACAACGAAAACCTCCACGATAAAAGAAAAGTTTACGAAAAATCCCAACTCATCGAAACCGAAATCTTAGAAAACCCCATCGAGCAATTCCGAAACTGGTTTCTGGAAGCTGAAGAAAATCCACAAGTTTCCGAAGCCAACGCAATGGCAATTTCCACAGTCGAGGACGACGGTTGCCCGAGAACCCGAATGGTTTTGCTGAAGTCGTACAATTGGGAAGGTTTTGTTTTCTATACCAATTATGACAGCCGAAAGGGAAAATCGTTGGAGAGAACTCAAAAAGCCTGTCTTCATTTTTTCTGGCCAAGTCTGGAACGTCAAATCATCATCAAAGCCGATGTAGAAAGAATAGCAGAAAATCTAAGCGACGGCTATTTTCATTCAAGACCAAAAGGAAGTCAGCTAGGTGCAGTGGTTTCGCCTCAAAGTCAGGAAATCCCAGACCGAAGTTTCCTCGAAAACAAATTAAAAGATTTAGAAACCGAATTCGAAAACAAAGAAATTCCAAGACCGGAAAATTGGGGCGGTTATATCGCAAAACCCTACGAAATCGAATTCTGGCAAGGCAGACCAAACCGTCTTCACGATAGAATTCTGTATTCGTTAACAGAAGATTTTGATTGGAAGATTTCCAGATTGGCACCATAA
- a CDS encoding N-acetylmuramoyl-L-alanine amidase family protein: MKNLLRIMSVVALVVLLSFSFSKEKKIVVIDAGHGGNDLGANRNGIYEKEIVLNIAKKIKALNQNQNLEIILTRDDDTYPSLAQRTGKINELKPDYAISLHVNNSPRQSTEMKGFEVFFQDNDASKKLANKFSEKFQDSKMKTANLHILRESKTPTVLLELGFINNPDERDYLASEKGQTETAEKILSVINEH, encoded by the coding sequence ATGAAAAATTTACTGAGAATTATGAGCGTTGTTGCGCTTGTCGTTTTATTGTCATTCAGCTTTTCAAAAGAGAAAAAAATAGTGGTCATTGATGCTGGTCACGGTGGAAATGATTTGGGAGCGAATAGAAATGGGATTTATGAAAAAGAGATTGTTCTTAATATCGCTAAAAAAATCAAAGCCTTAAACCAAAATCAAAATCTCGAAATCATATTGACCAGAGATGATGATACTTATCCATCATTAGCGCAGAGAACAGGAAAAATCAATGAGTTAAAACCTGATTATGCCATTTCTCTACACGTTAACAACTCACCGAGACAAAGTACAGAGATGAAAGGATTTGAAGTTTTCTTCCAAGACAATGACGCTTCAAAAAAATTAGCCAATAAGTTTTCAGAAAAATTTCAGGATTCCAAAATGAAAACTGCAAATCTCCATATTTTGAGAGAGTCCAAAACGCCAACAGTTTTGTTGGAATTGGGATTTATCAATAATCCTGACGAGAGAGATTATCTCGCAAGTGAAAAAGGTCAAACCGAAACGGCTGAAAAAATATTAAGTGTGATTAATGAACATTAA
- the hisIE gene encoding bifunctional phosphoribosyl-AMP cyclohydrolase/phosphoribosyl-ATP diphosphatase HisIE, translating into MTIKFDKNTGLVPVIIQDYLNLKVLMLGYMNQEAFDKTLQEKRVTFFSRSKNRLWTKGESSGNFLELMDWKLDCDNDTILIKAKPLGPTCHKGTTTCFAEETDKGFLYELQQTISDKIDNNDENSYTNELYKRGINKVAQKVGEEAVELVIEAKDNNDELFLNEAADLLYHYLILLKAKGFTLEDVETILKLRSK; encoded by the coding sequence ATGACTATAAAATTTGATAAAAATACAGGCTTAGTTCCCGTTATTATTCAGGATTATCTTAATCTGAAAGTTCTGATGCTGGGTTATATGAATCAGGAAGCGTTTGATAAAACGCTGCAGGAAAAACGAGTCACTTTCTTTTCCCGTTCCAAAAACCGTCTCTGGACAAAAGGCGAATCTTCGGGTAATTTTTTGGAATTGATGGATTGGAAATTAGATTGTGATAACGATACGATTCTCATCAAAGCAAAACCGCTTGGACCAACTTGTCACAAAGGAACGACGACTTGTTTTGCAGAAGAAACGGACAAAGGTTTTTTGTATGAATTACAGCAAACGATTTCTGATAAAATTGATAATAATGATGAAAATTCTTACACTAATGAGCTCTATAAAAGAGGCATCAATAAAGTAGCGCAAAAAGTGGGCGAAGAAGCTGTGGAACTGGTCATTGAAGCGAAAGATAATAATGACGAATTGTTTTTAAACGAAGCCGCAGATTTGCTTTATCACTATTTGATTTTGTTGAAAGCTAAAGGTTTTACCTTGGAAGATGTTGAGACAATTTTGAAGTTGAGAAGTAAATAA
- the hisF gene encoding imidazole glycerol phosphate synthase subunit HisF has translation MLAKRIIPCLDIKNGETVKGVNFLDLKEVGNPVEMAIRYSQQGADELVFLDISATEERRKTLIPLVRDIAKHINIPFTVGGGINALENVEELLKNGADKITINSASLSNPKLITEVAQRFGSQCMVVAIDTKVVENQNKVFSNGGKIETEKELFSWAKEVENLGAGEILLTSMNTDGTKSGFTIEITKQLSELVNIPVIASGGAGTMQHFEDVFTETKATGALAASIFHFNEIAIPELKNHLKSKNLSIR, from the coding sequence ATGTTAGCAAAAAGAATCATTCCTTGTCTCGATATCAAAAACGGAGAAACGGTAAAAGGCGTTAATTTTTTGGATTTGAAAGAAGTCGGGAATCCAGTGGAAATGGCGATTAGATATTCTCAGCAAGGCGCAGATGAACTGGTTTTTCTGGATATTTCCGCAACTGAAGAACGGCGGAAAACCTTGATTCCCTTGGTGAGAGATATTGCGAAACACATCAATATTCCGTTTACGGTTGGTGGCGGAATTAATGCGCTTGAAAATGTGGAAGAGCTTCTGAAAAATGGCGCAGATAAAATCACAATTAATTCGGCGTCTTTGTCCAATCCAAAACTCATTACCGAAGTTGCCCAACGTTTCGGCTCACAATGTATGGTTGTTGCAATTGACACCAAAGTGGTAGAAAATCAAAATAAAGTTTTCAGTAACGGCGGAAAAATCGAGACTGAAAAAGAATTATTTTCTTGGGCAAAAGAAGTTGAAAATCTTGGAGCCGGCGAAATCCTCCTAACCTCAATGAATACGGACGGAACAAAAAGTGGATTCACAATAGAAATCACCAAACAACTTTCGGAGTTAGTTAATATTCCTGTGATTGCTTCGGGTGGAGCTGGAACGATGCAACATTTTGAGGATGTTTTCACAGAAACCAAAGCCACTGGAGCTTTGGCGGCGAGTATTTTTCATTTCAATGAAATCGCAATTCCGGAACTTAAAAATCATTTAAAATCTAAAAACTTATCAATACGATGA
- the hisA gene encoding 1-(5-phosphoribosyl)-5-[(5-phosphoribosylamino)methylideneamino]imidazole-4-carboxamide isomerase, whose product MRIIPAIDIINGECVRLSKGDYNQKTIYNSNVLDVAKNFEDNGIQFLHLVDLDGAKQNRIINYKILEKISSQTNLTIDFGGGLKSEEDIKIAFENGAKQVTLGSIAVKNPDLFLKSFEKYGSEKIILGADARKEKIAVSGWLEESETNIYDFIKEKVRTGIQYIISTDIDKDGMLEGPSFDLYKNIISQNHEVKLIASGGVTSTEDLVQLESIGCEGAIIGKALYENRITFKDLKPFL is encoded by the coding sequence ATGAGAATTATCCCAGCAATAGATATCATCAACGGCGAATGTGTTCGTCTTTCCAAAGGCGATTACAATCAGAAAACGATTTACAACTCTAATGTTTTGGACGTTGCTAAAAACTTTGAAGATAATGGAATCCAATTTTTGCATTTAGTTGATTTGGACGGCGCCAAACAAAACCGAATTATTAATTATAAAATCTTAGAAAAAATTTCATCTCAAACTAACTTAACCATAGATTTTGGAGGTGGATTAAAATCCGAAGAAGACATCAAAATTGCTTTTGAAAATGGCGCAAAGCAAGTCACATTGGGAAGTATCGCAGTCAAAAATCCAGATTTATTTTTAAAGTCTTTCGAAAAATATGGTTCAGAAAAAATCATTTTGGGAGCTGATGCAAGGAAAGAAAAAATTGCAGTTTCCGGTTGGTTAGAGGAAAGCGAAACCAATATTTATGACTTCATCAAAGAAAAAGTGAGAACTGGAATCCAATATATTATCTCGACAGATATCGATAAAGATGGAATGTTAGAAGGTCCTTCTTTTGATCTTTACAAAAATATTATATCGCAAAATCACGAAGTAAAACTCATTGCCTCAGGTGGAGTTACTTCTACTGAAGATTTAGTACAACTAGAATCAATTGGTTGCGAAGGTGCAATTATCGGCAAAGCTTTGTATGAAAACAGAATCACGTTTAAAGATTTAAAACCATTTCTCTAA
- a CDS encoding IS1595 family transposase, with protein MNLFSFSAHFGTEDDCINHFKSERDKIGLTCKCGSTEHFWIKSRLSYECKKCRSRTSLKSGTIMENSNLSFLIWYKTMFLMSVTKKGFSAKEIQKQLGLKRYEPVWAMVHKIRKAMGNRDAQYTLEGMIEFDEAYFTVESSEIEQKKGIRGKGSVGKQNVAMIAESTPLEDIDTGKKEKHVRFFKAKVLDGHSGEEINEAIKESIDNQSIVFTDKSTSYVDISDFVELHIMEKSSKETTEETLKWIHIAISNAKRNLLGNYHKIKRKYLQLYLNEFIYKLNRRYFGDRLFERLIIANITGL; from the coding sequence ATGAATTTATTCAGTTTTTCAGCACATTTCGGGACAGAAGATGATTGTATAAATCATTTTAAATCTGAGAGAGATAAAATAGGACTCACGTGCAAATGTGGAAGCACAGAACATTTTTGGATAAAGAGCAGATTAAGTTATGAATGCAAAAAATGCAGAAGTCGAACTTCTTTGAAAAGCGGAACCATCATGGAAAATTCGAATTTATCTTTTCTAATTTGGTACAAAACCATGTTTTTGATGAGTGTTACCAAGAAAGGATTTTCAGCCAAAGAAATCCAAAAACAATTGGGATTAAAGAGGTATGAACCAGTTTGGGCAATGGTTCATAAGATAAGAAAAGCCATGGGAAACCGAGATGCACAATACACTTTGGAAGGGATGATAGAATTTGACGAAGCCTATTTTACAGTAGAATCTAGCGAAATAGAGCAGAAAAAAGGAATTCGTGGAAAAGGTTCAGTTGGGAAACAAAATGTAGCGATGATAGCAGAATCAACACCGTTAGAAGATATTGATACTGGAAAAAAAGAAAAACATGTTCGCTTCTTTAAAGCGAAGGTTTTAGATGGACACAGTGGAGAAGAAATCAATGAAGCCATTAAAGAATCTATAGATAATCAGAGTATTGTTTTTACAGATAAAAGCACTTCTTATGTGGATATTTCAGATTTTGTAGAGCTTCATATTATGGAAAAAAGTTCAAAAGAAACTACCGAAGAAACTTTAAAATGGATTCATATTGCCATTAGCAACGCCAAAAGAAATTTGTTGGGCAATTACCACAAAATAAAAAGAAAGTATCTTCAACTCTATCTCAACGAATTCATCTACAAGCTAAATCGAAGATATTTTGGAGATAGACTCTTTGAAAGGCTTATTATTGCTAACATTACAGGATTATGA
- the hisH gene encoding imidazole glycerol phosphate synthase subunit HisH, whose translation MNTVIIDYKAGNVQSLLFAIERLGFSAKLTNNPDEISKADKVIFPGVGEASFAMNSLRETELDLLIPELKQPLLGICLGMQLLCKDSEESDTKALGIFDVSVKRFPDSVLVPQIGWNQIYDLKSDLFRDIPEQSYMYLVHSYYAEKNKNTIATTDYSESYSTALQKDNFFGVQFHPEKSGVFGSKILENFLKLMNIRNLS comes from the coding sequence ATGAACACAGTCATTATAGATTACAAAGCCGGAAATGTCCAAAGTCTTCTGTTCGCAATAGAAAGATTAGGATTTTCAGCAAAACTCACTAATAATCCTGATGAAATTTCCAAAGCTGACAAAGTGATTTTTCCCGGAGTTGGAGAAGCATCTTTCGCAATGAATTCTCTCCGAGAAACCGAATTAGATTTGCTAATTCCAGAGCTGAAACAACCACTTTTGGGAATCTGTCTTGGGATGCAACTGCTTTGCAAAGATTCGGAGGAAAGTGATACGAAAGCTTTGGGGATTTTTGATGTTTCGGTTAAGAGATTTCCTGATTCTGTTTTGGTTCCGCAGATTGGTTGGAATCAGATTTATGATTTGAAATCGGATTTATTTAGAGATATTCCCGAACAAAGTTATATGTATCTCGTTCACAGTTATTATGCTGAGAAAAATAAAAATACAATTGCCACAACAGACTATTCCGAGTCTTACAGCACAGCTTTGCAGAAAGATAATTTTTTCGGCGTTCAGTTTCACCCGGAAAAAAGTGGTGTTTTCGGAAGTAAAATATTAGAAAACTTTTTAAAATTAATGAATATCCGTAATTTATCATAA
- the hisB gene encoding bifunctional histidinol-phosphatase/imidazoleglycerol-phosphate dehydratase HisB produces the protein MKKLLFIDRDGTLVLEPEDYQVDSFQKLKFYPQVFTYLSKIAKELDYELVMVTNQDGLGTASHPEENFWPIQNFIIETFENEDVKFEDIFIDKTFAKDNAPTRKPNTGLLTKYFDKDTYDLENSFVIGDRITDVKLAKNLNSKAIFINNDENLGAEEILENDDLDNVIALKTTSWKSIYEFLKLENRTSEIIRNTNETKIKINLNLDGTGKSNIDTGIAFFDHMLDQIAKHGQMDLEIKVDGDLKVDEHHTIEDTGIALGEAFYQALGNKLGIERYAFVLPMDDCLAQVALDFGGRNWIVWDAEFKREMIGKMPTEMFFHFFKSFSDSAKANLDIKAEGDNEHHKIESIFKAFAKCLRSAVKRDSEKMILPSTKGML, from the coding sequence ATGAAAAAATTACTATTTATAGACCGCGACGGAACTTTGGTTCTTGAGCCCGAAGATTATCAGGTTGATTCTTTTCAGAAACTTAAATTCTATCCACAAGTCTTCACTTATCTATCAAAAATCGCCAAAGAATTGGACTACGAATTGGTAATGGTGACGAATCAAGACGGTTTGGGAACAGCTTCTCATCCAGAAGAAAATTTCTGGCCAATTCAGAATTTCATTATCGAAACGTTTGAAAATGAAGATGTGAAATTCGAAGATATTTTCATTGATAAAACTTTTGCGAAAGATAATGCGCCAACCAGAAAACCAAATACAGGTTTGCTGACAAAATATTTCGATAAAGACACTTATGACTTAGAAAATTCATTCGTGATTGGTGACCGAATTACCGATGTGAAATTGGCTAAAAACCTCAATTCAAAAGCGATTTTCATTAATAATGATGAAAATCTTGGAGCCGAGGAGATTTTAGAAAATGATGATTTAGACAATGTAATTGCTCTGAAAACAACATCGTGGAAATCGATTTACGAATTTCTAAAACTTGAAAACAGAACTTCGGAAATTATCAGAAATACCAACGAAACCAAAATTAAAATCAATCTAAACCTAGACGGAACTGGAAAATCCAATATTGATACAGGAATTGCCTTCTTCGACCATATGCTTGACCAAATTGCTAAACACGGTCAAATGGATTTGGAAATCAAAGTCGATGGAGATTTAAAAGTGGATGAACATCACACAATAGAAGATACCGGAATTGCATTGGGCGAAGCTTTTTATCAGGCTTTAGGAAACAAATTGGGAATCGAACGTTATGCTTTTGTTTTGCCAATGGACGATTGTCTGGCTCAGGTCGCTTTGGATTTTGGTGGACGAAATTGGATCGTTTGGGATGCAGAATTTAAGCGTGAAATGATTGGTAAAATGCCGACCGAAATGTTCTTTCATTTCTTTAAATCTTTCTCAGATTCGGCGAAAGCAAATCTAGACATCAAAGCGGAAGGCGACAATGAACATCATAAAATAGAATCGATTTTCAAAGCTTTTGCAAAATGTTTGAGATCGGCCGTGAAAAGAGATTCGGAAAAAATGATTTTACCGTCAACAAAAGGAATGCTGTAA
- the hisC gene encoding histidinol-phosphate transaminase has protein sequence MTIDIKNLVRKNILSLKPYSSARDEFEGENGIFLDANENPFGELNRYPDPYQLKIKQKLSELNQISTENIFLGNGSDEVIDLAFRIFCEPKKDKVLTFSPTYGMYEVSANINDVELINLELNKDFQIDLETLKPYFEDENLKIIFICSPNNPTGNSIKNIKYILENFNGIVFIDEAYIDFSQEESFRNQIKNYSNLIVSQTFSKAWGMASVRVGIAYASEEIIKFYNKVKPPYNISQLNQDAILNTLNDEKINQVSENIKIILEEKKFLIQNLKKMNLVKTIFPSDANFVLIEVDNADSVYQELVNQNVIIRNRNSVIKNCLRITVGSPDENKKLIETLQNIDN, from the coding sequence ATGACAATTGATATAAAAAACTTAGTTCGAAAAAACATTCTCAGTCTCAAACCATATTCTTCCGCAAGAGATGAGTTTGAAGGTGAAAACGGAATTTTTCTAGATGCCAACGAAAATCCTTTCGGAGAACTGAATCGTTATCCAGACCCGTATCAATTAAAAATAAAACAGAAATTGAGTGAGCTCAATCAAATTTCTACTGAAAACATTTTTCTCGGAAACGGAAGCGATGAAGTGATTGATTTGGCTTTCAGGATATTTTGTGAACCAAAAAAAGATAAGGTTTTGACATTTTCGCCGACTTATGGAATGTACGAAGTTTCGGCCAATATCAATGATGTGGAATTAATCAATCTTGAACTGAATAAAGATTTTCAAATCGATTTGGAAACTTTGAAACCTTATTTTGAAGATGAAAATCTGAAAATAATTTTCATTTGTTCGCCTAATAATCCGACGGGAAACTCGATCAAAAATATAAAATACATTCTGGAAAACTTCAATGGAATTGTCTTTATTGATGAAGCTTACATTGATTTTAGTCAGGAAGAAAGTTTCAGAAATCAAATCAAAAATTATTCTAATCTTATTGTGAGCCAAACATTCAGCAAAGCTTGGGGAATGGCTTCTGTAAGAGTTGGAATTGCTTATGCTTCCGAAGAGATCATTAAATTTTACAATAAAGTAAAACCGCCTTACAACATTAGTCAACTTAATCAAGATGCGATTCTAAACACACTTAATGATGAAAAAATAAATCAGGTTTCAGAAAATATTAAAATCATTTTAGAGGAGAAAAAATTCTTAATTCAAAACTTAAAAAAAATGAATTTAGTTAAGACAATCTTTCCTTCAGATGCCAATTTTGTTTTGATTGAAGTTGACAATGCAGATTCAGTTTATCAGGAATTGGTCAATCAAAATGTCATTATCAGAAACCGAAATTCGGTTATCAAAAACTGTTTGAGAATTACAGTTGGTTCTCCTGATGAAAATAAAAAATTGATAGAAACTCTCCAAAATATTGATAACTAA
- the hisD gene encoding histidinol dehydrogenase — protein MKQFNYPKVSEWKDLCERPLQNQENLESQIKEVFFEVKNNGDKALKFFTAKFDKVSLQILKVSENEIIEAENLVSNELKSAIKLASENIRTFHGSQQEEKNIIETTEGVFCWRENRAIENIGIYIPGGTAPLFSTVLMLGIPATIAGCKNISLCSPPDKNGKINPAILFTANLIGIKNIYKIGGSQAIAALTFGTETISKVDKIFGPGNQYVTTAKQLALNYNVAIDIPAGPSEVLVIADEMSIPSFVAADLLSQAEHGIDSQAILLSNSDKIIKEINIEIEKQLSDLPRKEIAEIALQNSKSILLSSIDEAIEFSNFYAPEHLILAIENAENFTNKITNAGSVFLGNYSPESAGDYASGTNHTLPTNGFAKNYSGVSLDSFVKKITFQNVTKTGIKNLGKTIELMAEAEELVAHKNAISIRLKSLEKASTGSA, from the coding sequence ATGAAGCAGTTTAATTATCCTAAAGTTTCTGAATGGAAAGACCTTTGCGAAAGACCTTTGCAAAATCAAGAAAATCTTGAAAGTCAAATTAAAGAAGTTTTTTTTGAAGTTAAAAATAACGGAGACAAAGCGTTGAAATTCTTCACCGCAAAGTTTGATAAAGTTTCTCTTCAGATTTTAAAAGTCTCTGAAAATGAAATCATTGAAGCAGAAAATTTAGTTTCAAATGAATTAAAATCAGCTATAAAATTGGCTTCTGAAAATATTAGAACATTTCACGGTTCTCAACAGGAAGAGAAAAATATCATCGAAACAACCGAAGGTGTTTTCTGCTGGCGAGAAAACCGAGCAATTGAAAATATTGGGATTTATATTCCTGGCGGTACGGCGCCTTTGTTTTCTACAGTTCTAATGTTGGGAATTCCCGCAACTATTGCAGGTTGTAAAAACATTTCGCTGTGTTCGCCTCCTGATAAAAATGGAAAAATCAATCCTGCGATTTTGTTCACAGCAAACTTAATCGGAATTAAAAATATTTACAAAATTGGCGGAAGTCAAGCGATTGCAGCTTTGACTTTTGGAACAGAAACCATTTCGAAAGTAGATAAGATTTTTGGTCCTGGAAATCAATACGTGACGACTGCAAAACAATTGGCTCTTAACTACAATGTTGCTATCGATATTCCAGCTGGTCCAAGTGAAGTTTTGGTGATTGCTGATGAAATGTCAATTCCTAGTTTTGTTGCAGCAGATTTGCTTTCTCAAGCTGAACACGGAATTGATTCTCAAGCGATTTTACTAAGTAATTCTGATAAAATCATTAAAGAAATTAATATAGAAATTGAGAAACAACTTTCAGATTTACCACGAAAAGAAATTGCTGAAATCGCCTTACAAAACAGCAAATCAATTTTGTTAAGTTCTATCGATGAGGCTATTGAATTTTCAAATTTCTATGCTCCTGAACATTTGATTTTAGCAATTGAAAATGCTGAAAATTTCACCAACAAAATCACAAACGCAGGTTCCGTTTTTCTAGGAAATTACAGTCCTGAAAGTGCGGGCGATTATGCATCGGGAACCAATCATACTTTGCCAACCAACGGTTTTGCGAAAAATTACAGCGGTGTTTCTCTCGACAGTTTTGTTAAGAAAATCACTTTTCAAAATGTTACAAAAACCGGAATTAAAAACTTAGGAAAAACCATTGAGTTAATGGCAGAAGCTGAAGAATTGGTTGCCCATAAAAACGCTATTTCGATAAGATTAAAGTCCTTAGAAAAGGCTTCGACAGGCTCAGCCTGA